The nucleotide sequence ATGTTTTTAGTGGTCGTACAGCTGGGTTCGGTTTTGGCTGTGATCGTTCTCTATTTTAATCGGCTCAATCCTTTTGCCGGGAGCAAATCCAAACGCGAGCGCAAAGAGACAATCGAGTTATGGAAGAAGGTTTTCGTGGCTTCCGTTCCGGCTGGCATCATTGGCTTTTTATTGAATGATTGGGTAGAAGCGAAGCTCAGCGGCTATCTGACGGTGGCGATTATGCTGATCGTCTACGGTGTGCTGTTTCTTGTTTTGGAGCGGCGCAACAAATCGCGGCAGGCGAAGATTCGTAAAATGGATCGTTTCAGTTATGCTACCGCTGCCAAAATGGGCGTCTTTCAGGTTCTGGCGTTGATTCCCGGCACGTCCCGTTCCGGAGCGACTATTTTAGGCGGGATGCTGC is from Negativicutes bacterium and encodes:
- a CDS encoding undecaprenyl-diphosphate phosphatase codes for the protein MNWLEIAKAALLGLVQGITEWLPVSSTGHMILLDELMHLNVSAAFMNMFLVVVQLGSVLAVIVLYFNRLNPFAGSKSKRERKETIELWKKVFVASVPAGIIGFLLNDWVEAKLSGYLTVAIMLIVYGVLFLVLERRNKSRQAKIRKMDRFSYATAAKMGVFQVLALIPGTSRSGATILGGMLLGASRTIAAEFSFFMAIPVMLGASLLRILKFGFL